The genomic DNA TGTAGATGTTCTGCAGGTCCTTGAGGTGGGCTTTGTGCATGGAGATCTCCACGGCAAACTCCACGGAATACAGGTTGTAGTCGAAGGGGTTGGAGAAGAGGATGGCCAAGGTGAAGGTGTCCGCCTCGTAGACCAGGAGCCCCACGCTCCCCCGGAAACGGAGCATGGAGTTGGTGAACTGGCAACTCTCCGTGGCACCCGGTGGGATCCTGGGGCACGGCGGGTTGGAGCTGTAGCCGCTGAAGCAGTAGCTCCTGGAAGGAGaacaggggtgggagggggtggggaccATGGGGGCTCATgagggagatggtcccaccatggggagatggtcccactcatggggagatggtcccaccatggggagatggtcccactcatggggagatggtcccaccacagggagatggtcccaccatgGGGAGATGTTTCCACcagggggagatggtcccaccacagggagatggtcccaccacagggagatggtcccactcatggggagatggtcccaccacagggagatggacccaccatggggagatggtcccaccatggggagatggtcccactagggggagatggtcccactaGGGGGAGATGGTTCCAccatggggagatggtcccaccatgGGGAGATGGCCCCACTagggggagatggtcccaccatgGGGAGATGTTTCCACcagggggagatggtcccactcatggggagatggtcccaccacggggagatggtcccactcatggggagatggtcccaccatggggagatggtcccactaGGGGGAGATGGTTCCAccatggggagatggtcccaccatgGGGAGATGGCCCCACTagggggagatggtcccaccatgGGGAGATGTTTCCACcagggggagatggtcccactcatggggagatggtcccaccacagggagatggtcccaccacggAGAGATGGCCCCAccatggggagatggtcccaccacggggagatggtcccaccatgGGGAGATGTTTCCACcagggggagatggtcccactcATGGGGAGATGGCCCTACcagggggagatggtcccaccacagggagatggtcccaccacagggagatggtcccaccacggggagatggtcccaccatgGGGAGATGTTTCCACcagggggagatggtcccactcATGGGGAGATGGCCCTACcagggggagatggtcccaccacagggagatggtcccaccacagggagatggtcccaccacagggagatggtcccaccatggggagatggtcccaccacagggagatggtcccaccacagggagatggtcccaccacggggagatggtcccaccagggggagatgGCCCCACcagggggagatggtcccaccatggggagatggtcccaccagggggagatgGCCCCACcagggggagatggtcccaccatggggagatggtcccaccagggggagatgGCCCCACcagggggagatggtcccaccatggggagatggtcccaccagggggagatgGCCCCACcagggggagatggtcccaccatggggagatggtcccaccatggggagatggtcccaccagggggagatggccccaccatggggagatggtcccaccatgGGGAGATGGCCCCACCAGGGGGAGATGGCCCCACCAGGGGGAGATGGCCCCACCACGACGACATGGTCTCACCACCGTGCGGCCTCCCAACCCTGGGACCGGACCAGTGTCGGGGGTCTGCTGAAGAGGCGATGGCCTCGATGAGGCCGAGGagaggggcagagctgggcgGGGACTCGGTGGTGGCCTCTCGCCTGCGATAAGGTgcccccgcccctccctccGCGCCCTATCAGCTGCCAGAACATTAGGCCTGAGCTCATGCCAAGACCCGGTTGGCGCCAGaaccccccgggggggggcatTTAACCCAAAGCAGGCGGCTGCGCCCCACCCGCGGCGACGCGCCGGTCCCGGCCCAAGGCGTGGGTCGGGGCTCAGGCGTGCGGCGCCTTTAAACTGGGGAAGCGTGAACGTTCTGGTCGAGCCTCGAGACCTTCCTTCCTGTTCCCTCTGACTCACCCACccaccagctcctgctcagGGCTGAAAGGCCAACGAGCTGGGGGCGGGGGCCTCCCACCGGCTGTAAAACCgaccctggggagggggttCTGCTGTGGGGAGGTGGTCCTGCCATGGGGAGGTGGTTCTGCCATGGGGAGGTGGTCCCGCCATGGGGAGGTGGTTCTGCCATGGGGAGGTGGTCCCGCCATGGGGAGGTGGTTCTGCCATGGGGAGGTGGTCCCGCCATGGGGAGGTGGTCCCACCATGGGGAGGTGGTCCCGCCATGGGGAGGTGGTCCTGCCATGGGGAGGTGGTTCTGCCATGGGGAGGTGGTCCTGCCATGGGGAGGTGGTTCTGCCATGGGGAGGTGGTTCTGCCATGGGGAGGTGGTCCTGCCATGGGGAGATGGTCCTGCCATGGGGAGGTGGTTCTGCCATGGGGAGGTGGTTCTGCTGTGGGGAGATGGTCCTGCCATGGGGAGGTGGTCCTGCCATGGGGAGGTGGTTCTGCCATGGGGAGATGGTCCTGCCATGGGGAGGTGGTCCTGCCATGGGGAGGTGGTTCTGCCATGGGGAGGTGGTTCTGCCATGGGGAGGTGGTTCTGCCATGGGGAGATGGTCCTGCCATGGGGAGGTGGTCCCACCACGGGGAGATGGTCCTGCCATGGGGAGATGGTCCTGCCATGGGGAGGTGGTTCTGCCATGGGGAGGTGGTTCTGCCGTGGGGAGGTGGTTCTGCTGTGGGGAGGTGGTCCTGCCGTGGGGAGGTGGTTCTGCTGTGGGGAGGTGGTTCTGCCGTGGGGAGGTGGTTCTGCCATGGGGAGGTGGTCCCACCATGGGGAGATGGTCCTGCCGTGGGGAGGTGGTTCTGCCGTGGGGAGGTGGTTCTGCCATGGGGAGGTGGTCCTGCCATGGGGAGGTGGTTCTGCTGTGGGGAGATGGTCCTGCCATGGGGAGGTGGTTCTGCCATGGGGAGGTGGTTCTGCCATGGGGAGGTGGTCCCACCATGGGGAGATGGTCCTGCCATGGGGAGGTGGTCCCACcacggggagatggtcccaccacggggagatggtcccaccatggggagatggtcccaccacagggagatggtcccaccatggggagatggtcccaccacagggagatggtcccaccacggggagatggtcccaccatggggagatggtcccaccacggggagatggtcccaccacagggagatggtcccaccacggggagatggtcccaccacggggagattgtcccaccagggggagatgTTTCCAACTTGGACCTTCCACCTGGATCCTGGGGTCCCTtccaccccccagaccccccctcCCGGCCTTACCTGGGGCTGTGGAAGGTGACATCATGGGTTTTGTTGGCGATGCGGATCTCCACGCTCCGCTCCATGCCTTCCCACCCCAGTGACCGAAGGCTCGGCCCACCGGCGACCAACCCAGCCGCGGCAAGGCTCGACCCCGGCGCCGGGCGGCGGGAACGGGCCCCACAGCGACCCCCCGCCGGGGGTCCCTCAGCTCTGGCGGGCGCGGGGTGACGCCGTTGGGTGTTGAACCCGAGCGAAGGCGGGAGCGTTGGTTGGGCGCTCGAGGGCGCGGGACTAACCGGGGCTTGGCGCGTCagccgggggggtgggggggtggggtgtggggtggggggtggggcgtggggtggggggtggggggggggtttcCGCTGTGGGTTTCGCAGATGTTTCCGCAGGAGTTTGTAAAAACTGGTAAAcgaaaaagaaacccaacttTCTAAGACTCGGTTTTAGGGGTTTCGGAAGGTCGCGTGGCTTCGTTCCCACGCCGGCTccgtgggggggaggggggggggctgcctccccccaccccccaccccccccaagtGTTAATTGGCCTTCGACGCCCAAACACCCGCCTACTGGACCCCTGGCCCACCCTGGCGACCGCTCCCCAGAGAGACCGCCCGccccccaactgcccccccccccgcccaaccGCCCGCCTGCCTGAcccccaactgcccccccccccgcccaaccgcccgcctgcctgccccccaactgccccccccccgcccaaccGCCCGCCTGCCTGAcccccaactgcccccccccccgcccaaccGCCCGCCTGCCTGAcccccaactgccccccccgcccaaccGCCCAGCCACCTGCCCCCCAA from Phalacrocorax carbo unplaced genomic scaffold, bPhaCar2.1 SCAFFOLD_332, whole genome shotgun sequence includes the following:
- the LOC135311113 gene encoding deep-sea actinoporin Cjtox I-like, whose product is MERSVEIRIANKTHDVTFHSPRSYCFSGYSSNPPCPRIPPGATESCQFTNSMLRFRGSVGLLVYEADTFTLAILFSNPFDYNLYSVEFAVEISMHKAHLKDLQNIYKRMYNDQPASTGNETMLHRVKLGACQEPVMVSAGQVKVMATMSNARKSIMRVIINGQEDYTA